From Oceanispirochaeta sp. M1, a single genomic window includes:
- a CDS encoding DUF5692 family protein: MGLYDVPGIENWAIMLFVLFALMAFNELGRTTKWGGIALFFVVPVVLTIFVWPTTAAPGNEYGTGTWFNWVKTYSALAGCLGFMAIRFIPGLSKKKWALAFPPFILALNIFEACLRDFQCYGFAAWNGAYIDNLFVMSGPWNIINGIAGILNILTICGWAGIIISKDKTKDMIWPDMIWAWIIAYDLWNFSYTYNCIADHSFYCGLTLLLACTIPAFWIKKGAWLQHRASTLAFWIMFVMTVPSFADRIAPVRTTHNPRAFLIVSIVSLAANAALFIYQIYRIRQKKLHPLRDEVYFDTETYKKTIEFYA; encoded by the coding sequence ATGGGTCTTTATGATGTTCCCGGTATTGAAAACTGGGCAATTATGCTTTTTGTACTGTTTGCCTTGATGGCATTTAATGAATTGGGAAGAACAACAAAATGGGGTGGAATTGCTCTGTTCTTTGTTGTTCCTGTAGTACTGACAATATTTGTCTGGCCTACAACTGCTGCTCCCGGCAATGAATACGGTACAGGAACATGGTTTAACTGGGTAAAGACTTATTCTGCTTTGGCAGGATGTCTGGGATTTATGGCTATTCGTTTTATTCCGGGTCTTTCCAAAAAGAAATGGGCTCTGGCCTTCCCTCCTTTTATTCTGGCACTGAATATTTTTGAAGCCTGTCTGAGAGACTTTCAGTGTTATGGATTCGCAGCATGGAATGGTGCCTATATCGATAATTTATTTGTTATGTCCGGTCCCTGGAATATTATAAATGGTATTGCAGGGATTCTGAATATTCTAACCATCTGCGGATGGGCGGGTATTATAATATCAAAAGATAAGACAAAAGACATGATCTGGCCAGATATGATCTGGGCCTGGATTATTGCCTATGACCTGTGGAACTTTTCCTATACATACAACTGTATAGCCGATCACTCTTTCTACTGCGGACTGACACTGCTTCTAGCCTGTACAATACCCGCATTCTGGATTAAAAAGGGTGCCTGGCTGCAGCACAGAGCCTCAACACTTGCCTTCTGGATTATGTTTGTAATGACCGTCCCCAGCTTTGCAGACCGCATTGCTCCTGTACGAACGACACATAACCCCAGAGCATTTCTTATTGTAAGTATTGTTTCACTGGCAGCTAATGCCGCTCTTTTTATATATCAGATCTATAGAATCAGACAAAAAAAACTCCATCCTTTGCGTGATGAAGTCTATTTCGATACTGAGACATATAAGAAAACTATAGAATTTTACGCCTGA
- a CDS encoding adenine deaminase, with protein MDFKTAVIKHSEISRELAAVAMGQLPGEIIIRNGKLVNVLTALIEDKTDVILFGGFIAFVGDASEHPVGDTTQIIDAEGKYIIPGLIDSHMHVESSMIDLRFFAAGILPHGTTTICPDNHEMTNVFGLKAVELFHNTAENLPLNVLTAMPVCVPSIPGMENAGSQIGAEEVKTAYKEGWAELQGEQMNFPGVIFGDPHVHSITAEGVKADKVLTGHYASADLNRGLNAFIASGMTACHESTTADEALMKVSRGMYVQQRFGTAWLDLPNLIPAFLDNPEMDTRMFTMVTDDVTPVTITEEGHLVRVLREAVKLGVPSLKALQMVTVNAAQLLDKSRWIGSVSPGKSADILLVDDMKDFNISVVISNGTIAARDGKLCIEIPPYEYPDWALNSIHIDKQSADDFIIATPSDESVEARVIRLIPGMVYTKEESMVLNPVNGSIQVNGIDDLAKMAMIYRHKPTISDADRKAFGLLRGLTLKPHTAIATTVSHDCHNLLVIGTDNAAMALAANSLIESGGGITVVQDGKISALLALPFAGLMSLKPIAEVSEELKSVEEAIRLAGCPHDSVEMTISLLGLIVLGELHLSNKGLVRLVDGEPPCFVDLFKEDEK; from the coding sequence ATGGACTTTAAAACTGCTGTGATCAAACATTCAGAAATAAGCAGAGAACTGGCTGCCGTTGCAATGGGACAATTACCTGGAGAAATAATCATACGTAACGGAAAACTTGTTAATGTACTGACAGCTCTGATTGAGGATAAAACGGATGTCATATTATTTGGTGGTTTCATTGCCTTCGTAGGTGATGCATCAGAGCATCCTGTCGGAGATACGACTCAAATTATCGATGCGGAAGGGAAATATATAATACCCGGTCTTATAGACAGTCACATGCATGTTGAGAGTTCCATGATTGATTTAAGGTTTTTCGCTGCCGGAATTCTCCCACACGGTACAACAACAATATGTCCCGATAACCATGAAATGACCAATGTATTCGGACTGAAGGCTGTTGAACTGTTTCATAATACCGCAGAAAATCTTCCACTGAATGTACTCACTGCCATGCCGGTATGTGTACCTTCAATTCCGGGGATGGAGAATGCAGGATCACAGATTGGAGCCGAAGAGGTAAAAACAGCCTATAAAGAGGGCTGGGCTGAGCTTCAGGGAGAACAGATGAATTTCCCCGGTGTTATATTCGGAGATCCGCATGTACACAGCATAACCGCTGAAGGTGTGAAAGCTGACAAGGTTCTCACAGGACATTATGCTTCAGCAGATTTAAACCGCGGTCTAAATGCGTTTATTGCTTCAGGAATGACTGCATGCCATGAAAGTACAACTGCCGATGAAGCACTTATGAAAGTTTCCAGAGGGATGTACGTACAACAGCGCTTCGGAACTGCCTGGCTTGATCTTCCCAATCTGATCCCGGCTTTTCTCGATAATCCGGAAATGGACACAAGAATGTTCACCATGGTAACTGATGATGTCACCCCAGTCACAATAACCGAAGAAGGTCATCTGGTCCGTGTCTTGAGAGAAGCCGTCAAACTCGGTGTTCCATCTCTGAAAGCACTGCAGATGGTGACTGTAAATGCGGCTCAGCTGCTGGATAAGTCCAGGTGGATCGGTTCGGTATCTCCTGGAAAATCTGCTGATATTCTTCTGGTTGATGATATGAAAGACTTCAATATCTCAGTCGTAATTTCCAACGGTACCATTGCTGCAAGAGATGGAAAACTTTGTATTGAGATACCCCCTTATGAGTATCCCGACTGGGCTTTGAATTCTATTCATATTGATAAACAGAGTGCTGATGATTTTATTATTGCGACTCCTTCTGATGAATCAGTTGAAGCCAGAGTCATCCGTCTGATCCCCGGAATGGTTTATACCAAAGAAGAATCAATGGTTCTGAATCCTGTAAACGGCAGCATTCAGGTGAATGGAATAGATGACCTGGCGAAGATGGCCATGATATACCGCCATAAACCAACGATCAGTGATGCTGACCGTAAAGCCTTTGGACTGTTAAGGGGCTTAACTTTAAAGCCTCATACAGCCATTGCAACCACAGTTTCCCATGATTGTCATAATCTGCTTGTCATAGGCACCGATAATGCTGCAATGGCTCTGGCGGCGAATTCTCTTATAGAATCAGGAGGCGGTATCACTGTAGTACAGGATGGAAAAATATCGGCTCTGCTGGCCCTGCCCTTTGCCGGCCTCATGAGTCTGAAACCCATAGCGGAAGTTTCAGAAGAGCTGAAGTCTGTCGAAGAAGCAATCCGTCTGGCCGGTTGTCCCCACGACTCGGTCGAAATGACTATCAGCCTGCTTGGTCTGATTGTGTTGGGAGAGCTGCATCTCTCTAACAAAGGACTGGTGAGACTGGTGGACGGTGAGCCTCCCTGCTTTGTCGATTTATTCAAAGAAGATGAAAAATAA
- a CDS encoding sulfite exporter TauE/SafE family protein — MEQNFLILLFSTFMVGCVHTLLGPDHYLPFIALSKSKDWSLKKTVIITALCGMGHILSGLILGIAAVSVGSILTQLEFIETVRGEIAAWSLTAFGFIYCIWGIRKAVSNQTHSHSGLLSHNHDHSQKSSRKETTPWILFLIFVFGPCEPLIPLIIYPAVNDTVFHTVLVVLVFGLSTLLVMLTVVISSSYGLKKLIRFPFFERYGNAMAGGIIGSCGLAMSFLGL; from the coding sequence ATGGAACAGAATTTTCTAATACTGCTATTTTCAACCTTTATGGTCGGATGTGTACATACTCTGCTGGGCCCGGATCATTACCTCCCCTTTATTGCCTTGAGTAAATCAAAAGACTGGTCTCTAAAAAAAACAGTCATTATAACAGCTCTATGCGGGATGGGTCATATATTATCCGGTCTGATTCTGGGTATAGCCGCTGTATCAGTTGGCAGTATCCTCACGCAGCTGGAATTCATAGAAACCGTGCGTGGTGAAATTGCCGCATGGTCATTAACTGCCTTTGGATTTATCTATTGCATCTGGGGTATCAGAAAAGCTGTAAGCAACCAGACGCACAGTCATTCGGGACTGCTCTCTCACAACCATGACCATAGTCAAAAGAGTTCCAGGAAAGAAACAACACCCTGGATTCTGTTTCTAATCTTTGTCTTTGGCCCCTGTGAACCTCTTATACCTCTGATTATCTATCCAGCTGTCAACGATACGGTATTCCATACAGTGCTGGTCGTTCTGGTATTTGGGCTGAGCACTCTGCTTGTCATGCTCACAGTGGTCATCTCATCATCCTACGGTCTTAAAAAACTTATACGTTTTCCGTTTTTTGAACGATATGGCAATGCAATGGCTGGAGGAATCATCGGTTCATGCGGACTGGCAATGTCCTTTCTGGGACTCTAA
- a CDS encoding hydrogenase maturation nickel metallochaperone HypA gives MHELGVVIDIVKKVEEIVRINSLTTVDTLVLQIGELSSMIPRYVESCYPAAVDGTLLEATNLRIEILPGLARCNDCHNDFNPIEHQESCPHCSGNNCIITAGREFMIKEIIAC, from the coding sequence GTGCACGAATTAGGTGTCGTTATAGACATAGTGAAAAAAGTTGAAGAAATCGTAAGAATCAATTCATTGACTACTGTCGACACACTTGTGCTGCAGATCGGTGAACTCTCTTCTATGATACCGAGATATGTTGAATCCTGTTATCCTGCGGCCGTAGACGGAACATTGCTGGAAGCAACGAATCTGCGAATTGAAATTCTCCCGGGCCTTGCCCGATGTAATGACTGCCATAATGATTTCAATCCAATTGAACATCAGGAAAGCTGTCCTCACTGTTCCGGTAATAATTGTATAATTACTGCCGGCAGAGAATTTATGATAAAAGAAATTATTGCCTGCTGA
- a CDS encoding helix-turn-helix domain-containing protein: MNQILTKEQREEILSYGSEYGISSACRKYSISRTIYYRWQRRFEESGIEGLKDRTRHFVPVNKLTPQVEETLFRKVAEHPDYGPLSLKWLMEEEKIYISSSGVYNILKRYNLSRRTEREVFSSRNRKKRPLPTDFKASHGQLWLCWTDERTDLLPDKTVYQYSIIDVSSGISCSRIYNENSCTFALDLLLGLAIPMGKELLMNPERIITPRDKIYTALKPRGEHPYSKTLKSMGIRQIQWDIDFKDFKGLADEFSRQSHIFLNTRAESCRDMEELRSNLQNFLRQYNLEDPLTSGPNKGYSPLENVRRSVNQKINLPLWAYLDRQY; the protein is encoded by the coding sequence ATGAACCAAATATTGACAAAAGAACAGAGAGAAGAAATCCTCAGTTATGGCAGTGAATATGGCATCAGTTCTGCCTGCCGAAAATACTCAATTTCCAGAACCATATATTATAGATGGCAAAGACGATTTGAAGAGTCAGGAATTGAGGGACTTAAAGACAGAACACGTCATTTTGTTCCAGTAAACAAACTGACTCCTCAGGTGGAAGAAACTCTATTCAGAAAGGTAGCAGAACATCCTGATTACGGGCCTCTCAGCCTTAAATGGCTCATGGAAGAAGAAAAAATCTATATCAGTTCCAGCGGAGTGTATAACATTCTGAAGCGATATAATCTCTCCAGAAGAACTGAGAGAGAGGTCTTCAGCAGCAGAAACCGGAAGAAGAGACCTCTGCCTACCGATTTCAAGGCTTCTCACGGGCAGCTCTGGCTCTGTTGGACCGATGAAAGAACTGATCTGCTTCCGGATAAAACAGTATATCAATATTCAATTATTGATGTATCAAGTGGTATATCCTGCTCCCGTATCTACAATGAAAACAGCTGTACATTCGCTTTGGACCTTTTACTCGGACTTGCTATTCCTATGGGAAAAGAACTGCTTATGAATCCTGAGCGAATCATAACCCCCAGAGATAAAATCTACACAGCCCTTAAACCCAGAGGAGAACATCCATACTCTAAGACTCTCAAATCCATGGGCATCAGACAGATTCAATGGGATATAGATTTTAAGGATTTTAAAGGTCTTGCAGATGAATTCAGCAGACAAAGTCATATCTTTTTAAATACCAGAGCAGAAAGCTGTAGGGATATGGAAGAGCTCAGGTCAAATCTTCAGAACTTCTTGAGACAGTATAATCTGGAGGATCCCCTTACTTCCGGCCCGAACAAGGGATACTCTCCTTTAGAGAATGTCCGCAGAAGTGTAAATCAGAAAATAAATCTCCCTCTCTGGGCATATCTGGACAGGCAGTATTAA
- a CDS encoding FAD-dependent oxidoreductase → METTAVIGAGYSGLITAYQLQKAGYDVTVFEKADIPGGQCHSLPAGGGIVELGCVFGTSPALEELCHDLEVKVERNYFYRQYLDNHGQKIPQLDETAIQKFKDEYKMLPSLLSKYDICLNTPGFYNIPEELKMNFQKWCSLHDIEVLTEIFSAYFSCYGYGELDTIPAVYVLKHLDLSSLSSLVESRKIITFPQGSSSICNALAQKLSDIRYNSEVLEISNADDESILIKTELSSEQFSRVIITTPLKSGIVSHPFFSRALDTFITNPSNTLVYRIPSAGLVDSFVVNNTHKDGKLRLIHVNSSNSEYQMISVYSNGYLEMKELDLSMRESLSSMGIDSAVLTASKKWNFFPHVESAMLYKGFYEELQSRQGEKGIYLGGALSCCSSLDKITEFTSAFIHRYF, encoded by the coding sequence ATGGAAACAACAGCAGTAATTGGTGCCGGATACTCCGGTTTGATAACAGCCTATCAACTTCAGAAGGCTGGATATGATGTAACTGTTTTTGAAAAGGCTGACATACCCGGAGGCCAATGCCATAGCCTGCCGGCAGGTGGAGGAATAGTTGAACTCGGATGTGTTTTCGGAACATCCCCTGCTCTGGAAGAGTTATGTCATGACCTTGAGGTCAAAGTTGAACGTAACTATTTCTATCGTCAGTACCTTGATAATCATGGACAGAAGATTCCGCAGCTTGATGAAACTGCCATTCAAAAATTCAAAGATGAATATAAAATGCTGCCATCCTTACTCTCAAAGTATGACATATGTCTGAATACACCCGGCTTTTATAATATTCCGGAAGAACTGAAGATGAATTTTCAAAAATGGTGCAGTTTACATGATATTGAAGTGTTAACTGAGATCTTCTCTGCCTATTTTTCCTGCTACGGATATGGAGAACTGGATACGATCCCGGCTGTGTATGTACTAAAGCATCTGGACCTGAGTTCACTATCTTCTCTGGTAGAATCAAGAAAAATAATAACATTTCCCCAGGGCAGTTCCAGCATCTGCAATGCTCTGGCACAAAAACTGTCCGATATCAGGTACAACTCCGAAGTTCTGGAAATATCAAATGCTGATGATGAGTCCATATTAATAAAAACTGAACTTTCCAGTGAACAATTCTCAAGGGTAATAATCACAACACCCTTAAAGTCCGGCATAGTCAGCCATCCTTTCTTCAGCCGGGCACTGGATACTTTTATTACAAATCCCTCAAATACACTTGTTTACAGGATTCCCTCAGCTGGTCTGGTAGACTCGTTTGTTGTAAATAATACCCACAAAGACGGGAAGCTTCGCCTTATTCATGTAAACAGCAGTAACTCGGAATATCAGATGATCTCGGTGTACTCAAACGGATACCTGGAGATGAAAGAGCTGGATTTATCCATGAGAGAATCATTATCTTCTATGGGTATCGATTCCGCCGTTCTCACAGCATCAAAAAAATGGAATTTCTTTCCACATGTAGAATCTGCAATGCTTTACAAGGGCTTTTATGAGGAACTGCAATCAAGACAGGGCGAAAAAGGGATCTATCTTGGAGGAGCATTAAGCTGCTGTTCCAGCCTTGATAAAATAACGGAGTTTACATCTGCTTTTATTCATAGATATTTCTGA
- the hypB gene encoding hydrogenase nickel incorporation protein HypB: MDKFKVLEIKKSVYESNDKEAERLRAELKEKGVFLLNLMSSPGSGKTTTVLRTIEALRNEMSIGVMEADLDSSVDADTVSETGTRVIQLHSGGMCHLDALMTRQGIEGLGTDGLDFAILENIGNLICTAEYDTGASKNAMILSVPEGHDKPLKYPIMFSMVDVLLVNKIDAMDFFNFDMNALTEYVTRLNKNIRIIPISAKTGEGVDEWTDWLRTEVKAWKLN; the protein is encoded by the coding sequence ATGGACAAGTTCAAGGTTCTGGAAATAAAAAAAAGCGTTTATGAAAGTAATGATAAAGAGGCTGAAAGACTCAGAGCGGAGCTTAAGGAAAAAGGTGTTTTCCTTCTGAATCTCATGTCTTCTCCCGGTTCAGGTAAGACCACAACCGTACTCAGAACTATCGAAGCTCTGAGAAATGAGATGTCAATCGGTGTAATGGAAGCCGACCTGGACTCCTCTGTGGATGCTGACACTGTATCAGAAACCGGTACAAGGGTTATTCAGCTCCATTCAGGAGGCATGTGTCACCTTGATGCTTTAATGACAAGACAGGGTATTGAAGGCCTGGGTACTGACGGCCTTGATTTTGCAATACTCGAAAATATCGGCAATCTGATCTGTACAGCAGAGTATGACACCGGAGCATCTAAAAATGCCATGATTCTGAGTGTACCCGAAGGACATGATAAACCTCTTAAGTATCCAATCATGTTCTCCATGGTTGATGTCCTTCTGGTAAATAAAATAGATGCTATGGATTTTTTTAATTTTGATATGAATGCACTCACTGAATATGTCACCAGACTGAATAAGAATATCAGGATCATCCCCATTTCTGCGAAGACAGGAGAGGGAGTTGATGAATGGACAGACTGGCTTCGAACTGAAGTGAAAGCCTGGAAACTGAACTGA
- a CDS encoding FAD-dependent oxidoreductase, whose product MASELLLDLANKISRTKRGSKLEIKADHPEYLIMEPVITDEMAEVALHLELRQPMTAEEVAPLCGKSVEKTAELLWEIADAGMAFVNEIDGVDKYWIEIWVPGHMEMMVNHKENVKKYPQIARAFDAYGLKKGPMGVGKFPVGLGPMRVIPIEKAIDGNTKTASFEEVSKYLEENTIFSLSDCACRTSREAMGEGCGHLKEDICIQMGHAAEYYIRTGRAKEITREEAVEVIKKAEDNGLMHSIPNLDGPGKTHAICNCCGCGCFNMRLASHWSNPDMTRSNYVSEVDTEKCVACGECVENCPTNALTLGQKICSEVVPAPKKQEKIHNSEWGADKWNPDYRTNRKVVSDEGSSPCKAECPAHIGIQGYIKLASQGHYKEALELIKEENPFPAVCGRICPRKCESACTRGDIDDPIAIDDIKKFIAEKELNSDSRFLPRIKHDYGKKIAVVGAGPAGLSCAFYLAIDGYKVTVFEKQKALGGMMTLGIPSFRLEKEVVNAEIDVLKELGVEFKTGIEVGSEISLKELRSQGYEAFFLAIGAQAGRKLGIEGENAEGVISGVDFLCSVNLGESTELKGKTIVIGGGNVAIDVARTAVRVGSEKVDMFCLENRKQMPALDEEIEEALAEEIEINNSWGPVRVLTEKGKVKAVEFRKCLSVFDENGRFSPSYDENDIMTVETDNVLISVGQSIEWGEILTDSKVELNPNNTIKADPKTLQTAEEDIFTGGDALTGPRFAIDAIAIGKEAAISIHRYVQPGQDLLIGRTIRDYRSFDKDSLDLGGYDKIPRETTAHVSAKDSKETFKDLRGTFTEDQIKKETERCLGCGATVVDEYMCIGCGVCTTKCKFDAISLVKKYDKQGVDLDDLKPEVVKYVIKRQIKIAVNKPLKAISKAFSRV is encoded by the coding sequence ATGGCCAGCGAATTATTACTGGATCTTGCAAATAAAATCAGCAGAACAAAAAGAGGATCAAAACTGGAGATCAAAGCAGATCATCCGGAATATCTGATTATGGAGCCTGTAATCACTGATGAGATGGCCGAAGTTGCCCTCCACCTTGAATTAAGACAGCCCATGACCGCCGAAGAAGTTGCACCACTTTGTGGTAAATCTGTTGAAAAAACAGCAGAACTCCTCTGGGAAATTGCTGACGCCGGTATGGCATTTGTCAATGAGATTGATGGTGTTGATAAATACTGGATTGAAATATGGGTTCCCGGACACATGGAAATGATGGTCAATCATAAGGAGAATGTAAAAAAATATCCTCAGATTGCGAGAGCCTTTGATGCCTATGGACTGAAGAAAGGCCCTATGGGAGTCGGTAAATTCCCTGTTGGACTAGGCCCCATGCGGGTTATTCCTATTGAAAAAGCTATTGATGGCAACACCAAAACTGCCTCATTTGAAGAAGTATCAAAATATCTGGAAGAGAATACCATCTTTTCACTATCAGACTGTGCATGCCGAACATCCAGGGAAGCCATGGGAGAGGGATGCGGACACTTGAAAGAAGACATCTGTATTCAGATGGGTCATGCTGCGGAGTACTATATTCGTACAGGAAGAGCAAAGGAAATAACCAGAGAAGAAGCTGTCGAAGTTATTAAGAAAGCTGAAGATAACGGTCTGATGCACTCCATCCCCAACCTGGACGGTCCGGGTAAAACACATGCTATATGTAACTGCTGTGGCTGCGGCTGTTTTAATATGAGGCTGGCCAGCCATTGGTCCAATCCTGATATGACCCGCTCCAATTATGTATCTGAAGTTGATACTGAGAAATGTGTAGCCTGCGGGGAATGTGTTGAAAACTGTCCCACCAATGCTTTGACCCTCGGACAGAAAATCTGTTCCGAAGTTGTTCCGGCTCCTAAAAAACAGGAAAAGATTCACAACAGTGAATGGGGTGCTGATAAATGGAATCCCGATTACCGGACCAATAGAAAAGTAGTCAGTGATGAAGGCAGCAGCCCCTGTAAGGCTGAGTGTCCTGCACATATTGGTATCCAGGGTTACATCAAACTGGCCTCACAGGGGCACTATAAAGAAGCTCTGGAACTTATCAAAGAGGAAAATCCCTTCCCCGCAGTATGTGGAAGAATCTGTCCCCGTAAATGTGAATCTGCCTGCACCCGTGGTGATATTGATGATCCCATCGCCATCGATGACATCAAGAAGTTCATCGCAGAGAAAGAACTCAACAGCGACAGCCGATTTTTGCCCCGTATAAAACATGACTATGGTAAAAAGATTGCTGTGGTCGGTGCCGGTCCTGCAGGACTCTCCTGTGCCTTCTACCTGGCGATTGACGGCTATAAAGTAACAGTTTTTGAAAAACAGAAAGCCCTCGGTGGAATGATGACTCTGGGCATTCCCTCTTTCAGACTGGAAAAAGAGGTTGTCAATGCTGAAATTGATGTACTCAAAGAATTGGGTGTCGAATTTAAAACCGGTATTGAAGTTGGATCTGAGATCAGCCTGAAAGAACTTCGCTCTCAGGGCTATGAAGCTTTCTTCCTGGCTATCGGAGCCCAGGCCGGCCGCAAACTGGGAATCGAAGGTGAAAATGCCGAAGGCGTTATCAGCGGAGTAGACTTCCTTTGCAGCGTTAACCTTGGAGAATCAACAGAGCTGAAGGGAAAAACTATTGTAATCGGCGGTGGCAATGTTGCTATCGATGTGGCCAGAACGGCTGTCAGAGTCGGTTCTGAAAAGGTCGATATGTTCTGTCTTGAAAACAGGAAACAGATGCCTGCCCTGGATGAAGAGATTGAAGAAGCACTTGCCGAAGAAATTGAAATAAATAACTCCTGGGGTCCTGTTCGAGTACTGACAGAAAAAGGAAAAGTTAAAGCGGTAGAGTTTAGAAAATGCCTCTCTGTATTTGATGAGAACGGTCGATTCAGTCCTTCTTATGATGAAAATGACATCATGACAGTGGAAACAGATAATGTTCTTATCTCTGTAGGTCAGTCTATCGAGTGGGGAGAAATCCTTACAGACAGCAAGGTTGAATTAAATCCTAACAATACGATCAAAGCCGATCCTAAAACTCTTCAGACTGCAGAAGAAGATATTTTTACCGGTGGTGATGCCCTCACGGGTCCCCGTTTCGCTATAGATGCCATTGCCATAGGAAAAGAAGCAGCTATATCCATCCACCGCTATGTTCAGCCCGGTCAGGATCTTCTTATAGGTAGAACCATTCGTGATTACCGCTCATTCGATAAGGACAGTCTTGATCTCGGCGGATATGACAAAATCCCCAGAGAAACAACTGCTCATGTATCTGCCAAGGATTCAAAAGAGACATTCAAAGATCTGAGAGGAACGTTTACTGAAGATCAGATCAAAAAAGAGACCGAGCGCTGTCTTGGATGCGGAGCTACAGTTGTTGATGAATACATGTGTATCGGCTGCGGAGTCTGTACAACAAAATGTAAGTTTGATGCCATCTCCCTTGTTAAGAAATATGACAAACAAGGAGTTGATCTTGATGATCTGAAGCCTGAAGTTGTCAAATATGTGATTAAACGACAGATAAAAATTGCTGTGAATAAGCCGCTGAAAGCAATCAGTAAAGCATTTTCAAGGGTCTAG
- a CDS encoding OmpA family protein has protein sequence MKVIRFSVFSIMILVSGILTADEQEIAFSHTEGQVLHADSLVDETVYIDGYLSHQAEIDEFSVSTVRSVSDEGIAVLDSSFRTVERVDGIPGTLEWISSETVRIERDSSGLMSVPEDASRPVLRNVPRFPDYPVKPGDYWSLPAEEVHIFRIRKSLYGPYRGQVQVLYNYLENLEIEGQTYARISIQYNIYLPVRSANEPIKLITGQSFQELLWDIENGKPELKTEDFEFMMVMEDGRTQEFVGKSRTTYRLNETLNSTGAAESLKSELKTVPGIFIEQIDDGVMLSVIETDHILFEAESAIVSEDQRYRLEKLARSLEAYTDRDILISGHTADYGTFEGRKYLSRNRAAAVADLLFPGGREGTGKLFLRGAGNTEPLGSDKEDRRVEILILD, from the coding sequence ATGAAAGTTATCAGGTTTTCAGTATTTTCAATTATGATTCTTGTCAGCGGAATATTAACAGCCGATGAGCAGGAAATTGCCTTTAGCCATACAGAGGGACAGGTTCTGCATGCGGATTCCCTTGTAGATGAAACAGTTTATATAGATGGATACCTCAGTCATCAGGCTGAGATTGATGAATTTTCTGTATCCACTGTCAGATCCGTCAGTGATGAAGGAATAGCTGTCCTGGATTCAAGTTTCCGTACTGTTGAGCGTGTTGATGGTATACCCGGTACACTGGAATGGATAAGCTCAGAAACTGTCCGTATAGAGAGAGACAGCAGTGGATTGATGTCCGTACCCGAAGATGCATCCCGTCCTGTTTTACGTAATGTGCCCCGCTTTCCGGACTATCCTGTCAAACCTGGAGATTACTGGAGCCTTCCTGCGGAAGAAGTTCATATTTTCCGTATAAGGAAATCTCTATATGGTCCCTACAGAGGTCAGGTTCAGGTTCTCTATAACTATTTGGAAAATCTCGAAATTGAGGGCCAGACATATGCCCGGATATCCATTCAGTATAATATCTATCTTCCTGTGAGAAGCGCAAATGAACCCATCAAGCTGATTACCGGTCAATCCTTTCAGGAACTGTTATGGGATATTGAGAACGGGAAGCCGGAACTTAAAACTGAAGATTTCGAGTTTATGATGGTCATGGAGGATGGAAGAACTCAGGAATTTGTAGGAAAAAGCAGAACAACTTACCGTCTGAACGAAACACTGAACAGCACGGGTGCAGCTGAATCCCTGAAATCTGAACTTAAAACAGTTCCGGGAATATTTATTGAGCAGATTGACGATGGAGTAATGCTCTCAGTAATAGAGACAGACCATATCCTCTTTGAAGCGGAATCTGCAATTGTATCGGAGGATCAGCGATACAGACTTGAAAAACTGGCCCGCAGTCTGGAAGCCTATACTGACAGGGACATTCTGATCAGCGGTCATACAGCTGATTACGGAACATTTGAAGGTCGTAAATATTTATCCAGAAACAGAGCTGCAGCAGTTGCAGATTTACTTTTTCCCGGAGGGAGAGAGGGAACTGGAAAATTATTTCTCAGAGGAGCAGGTAATACAGAACCCCTGGGATCTGATAAAGAGGACCGCCGGGTTGAGATTCTGATACTGGACTGA